One stretch of Corvus hawaiiensis isolate bCorHaw1 chromosome 1, bCorHaw1.pri.cur, whole genome shotgun sequence DNA includes these proteins:
- the LOC125330363 gene encoding LOW QUALITY PROTEIN: zinc finger protein 774-like (The sequence of the model RefSeq protein was modified relative to this genomic sequence to represent the inferred CDS: deleted 3 bases in 2 codons), translating into MPQRCRRRRGCKRSPGCSEEERPILCQESGWRSSQSSDLVVHEQLHTEEKPYKCLECGKSFRTSSNLIHHQMIHTGKRPSECGEYGKGFRERSLSSSSLIVHQRSHTGGRPYECSECGKRFQTSSSLLLHQRIHTEERPFRCPDCRKGFKQNSHFVRHRRIHAGERPYECPECGKSFSRSSHLSRHQRRHR; encoded by the exons ATGCCCCAGAGATGccgcaggaggaggggctgcaaacgcagcccagggtgctctgaggaggaaagacccatTCTGTGCCAGGAAAGCGGCTGGAGATCGAGCCAGAGCTCAGACCTGGTGGTCCATGAGCAGCTTCACACTGAGGAGAAGCCCTACAAGTGCctggagtgtgggaagagcttcaggaCAAGCTCCAACCTGATCCACCACCAAATGATCCACACTGGGAAACGGCCCTCTGAGTGTGGGGAATATGGGAAGGGCTTCAGAGAGCgctcc ctctccagctccagcctgatcgTCCACCAAAGGAGCCACACGGGAgggaggccctatgagtgttcc gagtgtgggaagaggtttcagaccagctccagtctcctcctgcaccagcggattcacacagaggagaggcccttccgctgccccgactgcaggaagggcttcaAGCAAAACTCCCACTTCGTCAGGCACCGGCGCATCCAcgccggggagaggccctacgagtgtcctgagtgtgggaagagcttctccaggagctctcacTTGAGCAGacaccaacggaggcaccggtaa